One segment of Octopus sinensis linkage group LG27, ASM634580v1, whole genome shotgun sequence DNA contains the following:
- the LOC115225303 gene encoding zinc finger protein 678-like isoform X1, whose protein sequence is MEGKLCNNTSEKTDVVCDLKEEEEEGESSYQCDVCDEAFSERDSLTKHKCIHAGDRPFSCDICGKSFHRNYHLTRHKLTHTGGKAYNCNICGKALTRQSNLDMHMRIHTGEKPFSCDICGKSFSGSSYFTKHKRIHSGDRPYCCDVCGKSFYESVDLTKHRRMHSGEKPYHCDICGMSFSVSSNLTKHKRTHTGEKPYRCDTCGKSFSAADNMKTHKRIHTGEKPYCCDICGKSFYTNGALTNHVRVHTGVKPYRCDICGKSFSSRSQLTSHKCIHTGEKAFRCDTCGKLFSHSSSLAKHKHTHTGESIL, encoded by the coding sequence ATGGAAGGAAAATTATGTAATAACACGTCTGAAAAGACTGATGTTGTTTGTGAtttaaaggaagaggaagaggaaggagaatcATCGTACCAGTGTGATGTCTGTGATGAAGCATTCTCTGAAAGAGATAGCTTGACTAAGCACAAATGTATTCATGCAGGAGACAGGCCATTTtcctgtgatatttgtggaaaatCGTTCCATCGAAATTATCACTTAACAAGACACAAACTCACTCATACGGGTGGTAAAGCTTAtaactgtaatatctgtggtaaagcgCTAACTCGACAGTCGAACCTAGACATGCAtatgcgtattcatacaggtgagaaaccattttCCTGTGACATCTGTGGGAAATCTTTCTCCGGGAGCAGTTATTTCACTAAACACAAACGAATTCATTCAGGCGATAGGCCGTActgttgtgatgtctgtggtaaatcattctatgaATCTGTTgatttaactaaacacagacgtatgcattcaggtgagaagccatatcactgtgacatctgtggaatGTCATTCTCCGTAAGCTCTAACTTGACGAaacacaagcgtacacacacaggtgagaagccatatcgttgtgacacctgtggtaaatcattttccgcAGCCGATAACATGAagactcacaaacgtattcatacaggtgagaaaccatattgctgtgatatctgtggtaaatcattctatacAAATGGCGCTTTAACTAATCACGTACGCGTTCATACAGGTGTGAAGCCCTAtcgttgtgacatctgtggtaaatcgttttcttCACGTAGCCAATTAACTAgtcacaaatgcattcatactggggaaaaagcATTtcgttgtgatacctgtggtaaattattctcacATAGTAGTAGCTTGGCtaagcacaaacacacccatacaggTGAGAGCATATTGTGA